The following coding sequences lie in one Alloacidobacterium dinghuense genomic window:
- a CDS encoding tagaturonate epimerase family protein: MSSAIKLPKYSLGVGDRFAHQAKAQLRACMQASESGVEVIPVWNKSNREHAIIGSEPVSTRVAADAAVKALAWTKPYFCDADHIGIGTVDRFFNACDFFTIDVADFIGNPAEPSIIDSFLKSHLELLGEIKIDGIDQPLTISTEFLQKVSSKFLAAIQQAASIYKKIEANQGAGNFVTEVSMDETDSPQTPAELLIILAAAADAGIPLQTIAPKFSGRFNKGVDYVGNVTQFEKEFALDVATIAHAVKHYDLPQNLKLSVHSGSDKFSIYAPIHRTIQRFDTGVHLKTAGTTWLEELIGLAEAGDESLDLAKEIYKQAYDHREELCAPYATVINIDPAKLPTPNDVARWSSDQYTAALRHNPESPGYNNSLRQLLHVGFKVAAKMGSRYLELLDANEAIIARNVTENLFDRHIAPVFLGRHSS, from the coding sequence GTGAGCAGCGCGATCAAATTGCCGAAGTATTCGCTAGGCGTTGGAGACCGCTTTGCTCATCAGGCAAAGGCGCAGCTCAGAGCCTGCATGCAAGCCTCTGAGTCGGGTGTTGAAGTAATTCCTGTCTGGAATAAGTCGAACCGCGAGCACGCGATCATCGGTTCCGAGCCCGTATCTACACGTGTTGCAGCGGATGCAGCTGTGAAGGCTCTCGCCTGGACTAAACCGTACTTCTGCGATGCCGACCACATCGGTATCGGCACCGTGGACCGATTCTTCAACGCATGCGACTTCTTCACCATCGACGTTGCCGATTTCATCGGTAACCCGGCTGAACCGTCCATCATCGATTCATTTCTAAAATCGCACCTTGAACTGCTCGGCGAAATCAAGATTGATGGTATCGATCAACCTCTGACGATCAGCACCGAATTCCTGCAAAAGGTCTCTAGCAAATTCCTTGCAGCAATCCAACAAGCAGCCTCGATCTACAAGAAAATCGAGGCGAATCAAGGTGCGGGGAACTTTGTGACCGAGGTTTCGATGGACGAAACCGACTCGCCGCAAACACCTGCCGAACTCCTCATCATTCTCGCCGCCGCTGCTGACGCAGGAATCCCGCTTCAGACGATCGCGCCAAAGTTCAGTGGCAGATTCAACAAAGGCGTGGACTACGTCGGTAATGTCACTCAATTTGAGAAGGAGTTCGCACTCGACGTAGCCACCATCGCACACGCCGTGAAGCATTATGATTTGCCGCAAAACCTGAAACTCAGCGTCCATTCCGGCAGCGACAAGTTTTCCATCTACGCTCCCATTCATCGAACCATCCAAAGATTCGACACGGGAGTGCACCTCAAAACAGCTGGTACTACCTGGCTTGAGGAACTGATCGGACTGGCCGAAGCAGGCGACGAAAGCCTCGATCTGGCAAAAGAGATCTACAAGCAGGCCTATGATCACCGCGAGGAATTGTGCGCGCCTTATGCGACAGTCATCAACATCGACCCCGCAAAGCTCCCAACCCCCAACGACGTGGCCCGCTGGTCTTCAGACCAGTACACCGCTGCACTACGCCACAATCCTGAATCGCCGGGTTACAACAACAGCTTGCGGCAACTTCTTCATGTCGGTTTCAAGGTCGCTGCAAAGATGGGCAGCCGGTACCTTGAATTGCTCGATGCCAACGAAGCTATCATCGCTCGAAACGTGACGGAAAACCTCTTCGATCGACACATCGCCCCCGTTTTTCTAGGAAGACATTCTTCCTGA
- a CDS encoding glycoside hydrolase family 9 protein, translating into MRVLVDQVGYESSAPKQAIIEGTKAGHPQQFTLIDSDTGKAVFQGAVQPSGTVHAWDQWTFWTADFSTWQKAGHYEIETRTDAGPVRSCPFEIESNLLERSTLSNVIYYFKGQRSSGLIDRADSHLRLPHGNGFVDVHGGWYDATGDYGIHLSHQNPTSYFNPQQVPLVAWSLLKSYLALQARHDDNFSEYERRLLDEGLYGADYLVRIKRPNGSFFESITGPGKDKLPQDRAIGNPNWHTQIKTSTSDSTERIGAANGPHAYEASFRAGGGMAIAALALAGTMPEQGDFSRATYIRTAEQAFQFLNAHNVELLNDGKENILDDYCALMAATELYRATKNQLYRDAANKRANRLMSRLTTNDAFHDYWRADDGKRPFFHPSDAGLPIISLLEYRQIADATQQERITAAVEKSLRFELAVTGEVNNPFGYARQIVRMGNGQVRTAFFFPYDTEAAPWWQGEDARLASMAAAARMAAPLFAADPGFQSQLETYAWNQLHWILGRNPFDASMLIGSGHRNAPYMFFKSYKYTNAPGSILNGITAASDNEDGIAFNEGYAVTGKDDDWRWTEQWLPHAAWYLYAVSLPRR; encoded by the coding sequence GTGCGTGTTCTGGTCGACCAGGTCGGATACGAATCGTCGGCCCCAAAACAGGCCATCATCGAAGGCACAAAAGCCGGCCATCCACAGCAGTTCACGCTTATCGACTCGGATACTGGCAAGGCGGTTTTCCAGGGCGCCGTGCAGCCTTCCGGAACGGTCCATGCATGGGATCAATGGACATTCTGGACAGCAGACTTTTCAACGTGGCAAAAGGCCGGCCACTATGAAATCGAGACGAGAACCGACGCAGGCCCTGTGCGATCGTGTCCCTTCGAAATCGAAAGCAATCTTCTCGAACGCAGCACGCTCTCTAACGTGATCTATTACTTTAAGGGCCAACGCTCCAGCGGTTTAATCGATCGTGCGGACAGTCACCTGCGTCTCCCGCATGGTAACGGCTTTGTTGACGTTCACGGCGGCTGGTACGACGCGACGGGCGACTATGGAATTCATCTCTCGCATCAAAATCCAACCTCATATTTCAATCCGCAGCAAGTGCCACTTGTAGCCTGGTCCCTTCTGAAAAGCTATTTGGCGCTTCAGGCGCGTCACGATGACAACTTCAGCGAGTACGAACGGCGCCTCCTTGACGAGGGCCTGTATGGAGCAGATTACCTGGTTCGCATCAAACGGCCCAACGGTTCGTTTTTCGAATCCATTACTGGCCCTGGGAAGGACAAGCTCCCGCAGGATCGCGCCATCGGCAACCCAAACTGGCACACGCAAATCAAGACAAGTACCTCGGATTCCACTGAGCGCATTGGGGCCGCCAACGGCCCGCATGCCTATGAAGCCAGCTTTCGCGCAGGTGGCGGCATGGCGATCGCAGCTCTGGCCCTCGCTGGCACCATGCCTGAACAGGGAGATTTCTCACGCGCCACGTACATCCGTACGGCCGAACAAGCGTTTCAATTCCTGAATGCGCATAACGTCGAACTGCTCAATGACGGGAAAGAAAACATACTCGACGATTACTGCGCACTCATGGCTGCCACCGAATTGTATCGAGCGACAAAGAATCAGCTCTACCGCGATGCTGCCAACAAACGCGCCAATCGACTGATGTCGCGGCTCACGACTAATGATGCATTTCACGATTATTGGCGCGCAGATGATGGCAAGCGCCCGTTCTTTCACCCTTCCGACGCGGGACTGCCGATCATAAGCCTTCTTGAATACAGGCAGATTGCCGATGCAACGCAGCAGGAACGAATTACTGCTGCAGTGGAAAAATCACTGCGTTTCGAACTTGCGGTGACTGGCGAAGTCAACAACCCGTTTGGATACGCGCGACAAATCGTCCGAATGGGCAATGGCCAGGTACGCACTGCCTTCTTCTTTCCCTACGACACGGAAGCAGCCCCATGGTGGCAGGGAGAAGACGCACGGCTCGCCTCAATGGCAGCTGCCGCACGCATGGCTGCTCCGCTCTTCGCAGCAGATCCCGGCTTTCAGTCGCAGCTGGAAACCTATGCGTGGAACCAATTGCACTGGATTCTGGGACGCAACCCTTTCGACGCCAGCATGCTGATTGGCAGCGGACATCGGAATGCACCGTACATGTTCTTTAAGTCATACAAGTACACGAATGCGCCCGGCTCGATCCTCAATGGCATTACTGCAGCATCTGACAACGAAGACGGAATCGCCTTCAACGAAGGCTATGCTGTCACTGGAAAAGATGACGACTGGCGCTGGACGGAGCAATGGCTTCCGCATGCAGCATGGTATCTATACGCAGTGAGCCTTCCACGCCGATGA
- a CDS encoding glycoside hydrolase family 18 protein, whose translation MREHIFAGLMLDLPGPQFLLRSLKRSICLCCVMLPFLALPRLFASTPDKVSQPAIVAYVFPGNSLIQPGDIAARKLTRINFAFALIQNGKISTEDPQDAANLATLVSLKKENPGLTVLISVGGWLGSGKFSDMALTRESRGIFTQSVLAFIEQYQFDGLDVDWEYPGSVGAGNKFRPEDKQNYTLILAELRQQFDREEKKLHRRLFLTIAAGASSEFLEHTEMGKVQKYVDTVNLMAYDYYEPGSDTTTGNHAPLFADPLDPKKISADRSVEEYEQAGVPAAKIVLGVPFYGHVWGQVPDRNHGLFQQGKPVPNAFADYKNISTNMLSNGFSRYWDAAASVPYLYNAAQQIFVSYEDPESLALKCKYVNDHQLGGIMFWEYESDPSGKLLDAIDISLHHEQSASMGQP comes from the coding sequence TTGAGGGAGCATATTTTTGCGGGTTTGATGCTCGATTTGCCGGGTCCACAGTTCTTACTTCGTTCCTTGAAGCGCAGCATCTGCCTTTGTTGCGTGATGCTGCCGTTTCTAGCGTTACCTCGTCTGTTTGCCAGTACGCCTGACAAGGTGTCGCAGCCCGCAATCGTCGCTTATGTTTTTCCGGGGAACTCGCTCATTCAGCCAGGCGATATCGCGGCCCGCAAGTTAACTCGAATCAATTTTGCTTTTGCCTTGATTCAGAACGGAAAAATCAGCACGGAAGACCCGCAGGACGCCGCCAATTTGGCGACGCTTGTTTCGCTCAAGAAAGAGAATCCCGGGCTTACGGTTTTGATTTCGGTGGGTGGGTGGCTTGGGTCAGGAAAGTTTTCCGACATGGCGCTGACGAGGGAAAGCCGCGGCATTTTCACTCAGAGTGTCCTCGCGTTCATCGAGCAGTACCAGTTCGACGGGCTGGATGTTGATTGGGAGTATCCCGGTTCGGTCGGCGCGGGGAACAAATTCCGGCCCGAGGATAAACAAAACTACACGCTGATTCTAGCTGAGCTGCGTCAACAGTTTGATCGCGAAGAGAAGAAACTGCATCGTCGATTATTTCTTACGATTGCCGCTGGTGCTTCCAGTGAATTTCTTGAGCATACGGAGATGGGCAAGGTTCAGAAGTATGTCGATACGGTCAACCTGATGGCGTATGACTACTATGAGCCCGGTTCTGATACGACGACTGGAAATCACGCGCCGCTATTCGCCGATCCGCTTGATCCTAAGAAAATATCCGCAGACAGATCTGTTGAGGAGTACGAGCAGGCCGGTGTGCCTGCGGCGAAGATTGTGCTGGGTGTGCCGTTCTACGGGCATGTTTGGGGACAGGTGCCAGACCGCAATCACGGACTTTTCCAGCAGGGTAAGCCAGTCCCCAACGCTTTTGCCGATTACAAAAACATCTCGACGAACATGCTAAGTAATGGTTTCTCGCGTTATTGGGATGCCGCTGCTTCCGTGCCCTATCTCTACAACGCAGCACAGCAGATCTTTGTTTCCTACGAGGATCCGGAGTCGCTCGCACTGAAGTGCAAGTATGTCAATGACCACCAGCTAGGCGGCATCATGTTCTGGGAGTACGAAAGCGATCCCTCGGGAAAACTTCTCGATGCGATTGACATAAGCCTGCATCACGAGCAATCGGCGAGTATGGGACAACCATAG
- a CDS encoding amidohydrolase family protein, producing MPTSRVSAQQLPEAVPATPAEYQQTYDRLLKAIEAIPIFDNHGHPGFADDSNVDAMVSPPDASAAFRLRAENPELIAASKALFGYPFDDNSPEHLQWLAKKKAQLKQEEKGYQYFDTLLDELNIEQAVANRVELGTYLSPKRFLWVFFVDSLLFPFNNHALIARNGDLAVFIPLQEKKLKNELSQEKLQQPPATLDDYLRFATRLLEDNKQHCGVGIKFEIAYFRPLHFDDPPKQTAETTYAKYRNGGTPSEAEYKDFQDYLFRYLISEAGRLHLPVQIHSAVGIGDYYSVSNGTALQLENVLRDPRYSSTTFVLLHGGYPFQEQAIWLTTRKNVYLDSSLMGLYLYPADLKNVLRHWLLLFPDKVVFGSDAFPFSEAVGAEESYWIAVRSARVALAAALTEMLLNHEVTNDQALAFAHGYLHDNAARLYAK from the coding sequence TTGCCGACAAGCAGAGTCTCCGCGCAGCAATTACCGGAAGCAGTTCCGGCTACCCCGGCTGAGTATCAGCAGACCTACGACCGCCTGCTTAAGGCGATCGAGGCCATTCCGATCTTCGACAATCACGGCCACCCCGGCTTCGCTGACGACTCGAATGTCGATGCGATGGTTTCGCCGCCCGACGCAAGCGCGGCCTTCCGTCTTAGAGCAGAGAACCCCGAGCTCATCGCTGCCTCAAAAGCACTCTTCGGCTATCCCTTTGACGACAATTCGCCGGAACACCTGCAGTGGCTGGCAAAAAAGAAGGCCCAACTGAAGCAGGAAGAGAAGGGCTATCAATATTTTGATACGCTTCTTGACGAGCTAAACATAGAGCAGGCAGTCGCCAACCGCGTCGAACTTGGCACCTATCTTTCTCCAAAGCGTTTTCTCTGGGTCTTCTTCGTCGATTCCCTTCTTTTCCCGTTCAATAATCATGCGCTCATCGCCCGGAATGGCGACCTTGCAGTTTTCATTCCGCTCCAGGAAAAGAAACTCAAGAACGAGCTATCGCAGGAGAAGCTGCAACAACCTCCTGCAACACTTGATGACTACCTGAGATTCGCAACCCGCCTGCTTGAAGACAACAAGCAGCACTGTGGCGTCGGCATCAAGTTTGAAATAGCCTATTTTCGCCCGCTCCATTTCGATGACCCTCCAAAGCAGACTGCAGAAACCACCTATGCAAAGTATCGGAACGGTGGCACCCCTTCGGAAGCGGAATACAAGGACTTTCAGGATTATCTATTCCGCTACCTGATCAGCGAAGCAGGACGCCTGCATCTCCCGGTCCAAATCCACTCTGCTGTCGGCATCGGCGATTATTACAGCGTCTCGAACGGCACGGCTCTCCAGCTCGAAAACGTATTGAGGGATCCACGCTACAGCAGCACCACATTTGTGCTGTTGCATGGTGGATATCCGTTTCAGGAGCAGGCCATCTGGCTGACCACACGCAAGAATGTCTACCTCGACTCATCGCTGATGGGCCTATATCTTTATCCCGCCGATTTAAAGAATGTGCTGCGCCATTGGCTGCTGCTATTTCCAGATAAAGTCGTATTTGGCTCCGATGCTTTTCCGTTCAGTGAAGCCGTAGGCGCCGAGGAGAGTTATTGGATCGCCGTCCGCTCTGCGCGGGTAGCGCTTGCTGC